In a single window of the Magnolia sinica isolate HGM2019 chromosome 7, MsV1, whole genome shotgun sequence genome:
- the LOC131250751 gene encoding putative pentatricopeptide repeat-containing protein At1g31840, translating to MMGRGLQPNSITFTILIDTFCKEGRMDDAVLVFSTMLNRGPLLNVVTYSSLIDGYFKALKFQNAIELHEEMLRNRVFPNIVSYSVLIDGLCKEGQMEKASLAFHCAMDWGLLPDVVAYGILIPGYCKVGRLAEAMMLYNRMLVDGVSPDSFVYNTLAECLFREDQIRIVGESSGRLLKGCNLSKAYDTFAFRCPSKEM from the coding sequence ATGATGGGTCGAGGACTCCAACCAAATAGCATTACTTTTACTATTTTGATTGATACTTTTTGTAAAGAAGGTAGAATGGATGATGCTGTGTTAGTTTTCAGTACAATGCTCAACAGGGGTCCTCTACTAAATGTTGTGACATATAGTTCTTTGATCGATGGTTACTTCAAGGCTcttaaatttcaaaatgccatcgAACTTCATGAGGAGATGCTTAGAAATAGGGTCTTTCCGAACATTGTTAGTTACAGTGTTCTTATCGATGGACTTTGCAAAGAAGGTCAAATGGAGAAAGCATCATTGGCCTTTCATTGTGCTATGGATTGGGGTTTGTTGCCAGATGTTGTAGCATATGGAATTTTGATTCCTGGCTATTGCAAGGTCGGAAGACTGGCCGAAGCCATGATGCTGTACAATAGGATGCTGGTTGATGGTGTGTCGCCTGATAGTTTTGTATATAATACACTTGCAGAATGTCTTTTTAGAGAGGATCAGATAAGGATAGTTGGAGAGTCCAGTGGAAGGCTCTTAAAAGGGTGTAATCTCTCAAAGGCATATGATACTTTTGCTTTTAGATGCCCCTCAAAAGAAATGTAG